The proteins below come from a single Myxocyprinus asiaticus isolate MX2 ecotype Aquarium Trade chromosome 28, UBuf_Myxa_2, whole genome shotgun sequence genomic window:
- the LOC127419386 gene encoding uncharacterized protein LOC127419386, with translation MVIGLGLCKGLDYMFIGLGLCKGLDYMFIGLGLCKGLDYMFIGLGLCKGLDYMFIGLGLCKGLDYMVINLGLCKGLDYMFIGLGLCKGLDYMVINLGLCKGLDYMVIGLGLCKGLDYMFIGLGLCKGLDYMFIGLGLCKGLDYMFIGLGLCKGLDYMFIGLGLCKGLDYMFIGLGLCKGLDYMFIGLGLCKGLDYMVINLGLCKGLDYMFIGLGLCKGLDYMVINLGLCKGLDYMVIGLGLCKGLDYMFIGLGLCKGLDYMVLGLGLCKGLDYMFIGLGLCKGLDYMFIGLGFCKGLDYMVIGLGLCKRLEYMVIGLGLDLQPKSLISKLQ, from the exons ATGGTTATCGGTTTAGGTTTGTGTAAGGGATTAGACTATATGTTTATCGGTTTAGGTTTGTGTAAGGGATTAGACTATATGTTTATCGGTTTAGGTTTGTGTAAGGGATTAGACTATATGTTTATCGGTTTAGGTTTGTGTAAGGGATTAGACTATATGTTTATCGGTTTAGGTTTGTGTAAGGGTTTAGACTATATGGTTATCAATTTAG GTTTGTGTAAGGGATTAGACTATATGTTTATCGGTTTAGGTTTGTGTAAGGGGTTAGACTATATGGTTATCAATTTAGGTTTGTGTAAGGGATTAGACTATATGGTTATCGGTTTAGGTTTGTGTAAGGGGTTAGACTATATGTTTATCGGTTTAG GTTTGTGTAAGGGATTAGACTATATGTTTATCGGTTTAGGTTTGTGTAAGGGATTAGACTATATGTTTATCGGTTTAGGTTTGTGTAAGGGATTAGACTATATGTTTATCGGTTTAGGTTTGTGTAAGGGATTAGACTATATGTTTATCGGTTTAGGTTTGTGTAAGGGATTAGACTATATGTTTATCGGTTTAGGTTTGTGTAAGGGTTTAGACTATATGGTTATCAATTTAG GTTTGTGTAAGGGATTAGACTATATGTTTATCGGTTTAGGTTTGTGTAAGGGGTTAGACTATATGGTTATCAATTTAGGTTTGTGTAAGGGATTAGACTATATGGTTATCGGTTTAGGTTTGTGTAAGGGGTTAGACTATATGTTTATCGGTTTAGGTTTGTGTAAGGGATTAGACTATATGGTTCTCGGTTTAGGTTTGTGTAAGGGATTAGACTATATGTTTATCGGTTTAG GTTTGTGTAAGGGATTAGACTATATGTTTATCGGTTTAGGTTTTTGTAAGGGGTTAGACTATATGGTTATTGGTTTAGGTTTGTGTAAGCGGTTGGAATATATGGTTATCGGtttaggtttgg ATCTCCAGCCCAAGAGTCTTATATCCAAGCTCCAGTAG